A region of Drosophila suzukii chromosome 2L, CBGP_Dsuzu_IsoJpt1.0, whole genome shotgun sequence DNA encodes the following proteins:
- the LOC108021420 gene encoding uncharacterized protein: MPNIVALKLSTSHPIPGGHKDSADILVLDQLALQQQISANFIFHAISNYKKTPSERKTLEFIAKKWLQIQLLWREFRLRDKQIRRRGHKDTHFLEHGYFQQELFELVHEKYSAARGCLSRDKRNLLTGQP, encoded by the coding sequence atgcCGAACATTGTGGCACTGAAGCTCAGCACCAGCCATCCCATTCCGGGGGGTCACAAGGATTCTGCAGATATCCTGGTACTGGACCAATTGGCGCTGCAGCAACAAATCAGTGCGAATTTCATTTTCCATGCGATTTCCAACTACAAGAAGACGCCATCCGAGCGAAAGACTCTCGAATTCATAGCCAAAAAATGGCTGCAGATCCAGTTGCTGTGGCGCGAGTTCCGGCTGAGGGATAAGCAAATACGGCGGCGTGGCCACAAGGATACGCACTTTCTGGAGCACGGATACTTCCAGCAGGAGCTCTTCGAGCTGGTCCACGAGAAGTATTCGGCTGCCCGCGGATGCCTGAGTCGTGACAAAAGAAATCTGCTCACTGGTCAGCCATAG
- the LOC108021415 gene encoding trypsin-like, with translation MNRLVLSVVALVALSACCQGHPDIDFPFGRIVNGEDAEIESFPYQVSIQTTKGSHFCGGSLIDSETILTAAHCMQSYAANELQVRLGSKSRSSGGEVVGVRAFKFHEGYNSKLMVNDVAIMKLSTPVRQTSKIRAIELESSQPVSGTPAVVTGWGTKCFLVCSSPDNLLQVTVDLLHYTDCASDTFSYGAESIRETMVCATGEKKDACQGDSGGPLVANGKQVGVVSWGQGCAWSNYPGVYADVPSLKQWIEDTSATL, from the coding sequence ATGAATCGTTTGGTATTGAGCGTGGTGGCGCTGGTCGCCCTGAGTGCCTGCTGCCAGGGACACCCGGACATCGACTTTCCCTTCGGACGGATCGTCAACGGCGAGGACGCCGAGATCGAGAGCTTCCCCTACCAGGTGTCCATCCAGACAACCAAGGGCTCCCACTTCTGTGGCGGCAGTCTGATCGACTCGGAGACCATCCTGACCGCCGCCCACTGCATGCAGTCCTATGCCGCCAACGAGCTGCAGGTCCGCCTGGGATCCAAGTCCAGGAGCTCCGGCGGCGAGGTAGTCGGCGTTCGGGCCTTCAAGTTCCACGAGGGCTACAACAGCAAGCTGATGGTCAACGATGTGGCCATCATGAAGCTGAGCACCCCTGTTCGCCAGACCAGCAAGATCCGTGCCATCGAACTGGAGAGCTCCCAGCCCGTTTCCGGAACCCCTGCCGTCGTCACCGGCTGGGGCACCAAGTGCTTCCTCGTCTGCTCCTCCCCCGACAACCTGCTCCAGGTGACCGTTGACCTGCTGCACTACACGGACTGCGCTAGCGACACCTTCAGCTACGGAGCTGAATCGATCCGGGAGACCATGGTCTGCGCCACTGGCGAGAAGAAGGATGCCTGCCAGGGTGACTCCGGTGGTCCTCTGGTGGCCAACGGCAAGCAGGTGGGCGTCGTCTCCTGGGGCCAAGGATGTGCCTGGTCCAACTACCCCGGTGTCTACGCCGATGTCCCCTCCCTCAAGCAGTGGATCGAAGATACCAGTGCCACGTTGTAA
- the LOC108021417 gene encoding trypsin-like has translation MNRLVLSVVALVALTASCQGHPDIDFPFGRIVNGEDAEIESFPYQVSIQTTKGSHFCGGSLIDSETILTAAHCMQSYAANELQVRLGSKSRSSGGEVVSVRAFKFHEDYNSKLMVNDVAIMKLSTPVRQTSKIRAIELESSQPVSGTSAVVTGWGTKCFLFCSSPDTLLQVAVDLLHYKDCASSTYKYGSESIMETMVCATGEKKDACQGDSGGPLVANGKQVGVVSWGQGCAWSNYPGVYADVPSLKQWIEDTSASL, from the coding sequence ATGAATCGTTTGGTATTGAGCGTGGTAGCGCTGGTCGCCCTGACTGCCTCCTGCCAGGGACACCCGGACATCGACTTTCCCTTCGGACGGATCGTCAACGGCGAGGACGCCGAGATCGAGAGCTTCCCCTACCAGGTGTCCATCCAGACGACCAAGGGCTCCCACTTCTGTGGCGGCAGTCTGATCGACTCGGAGACCATCCTCACCGCCGCCCACTGCATGCAGTCCTATGCCGCCAACGAGCTGCAGGTTCGCCTGGGATCCAAGTCCAGGAGCTCCGGCGGTGAGGTGGTCAGCGTGCGGGCCTTCAAGTTCCACGAGGACTACAACAGCAAGTTGATGGTCAACGATGTGGCCATCATGAAGCTGAGCACCCCTGTTCGCCAGACCAGCAAGATCCGGGCCATCGAACTGGAGAGCTCGCAGCCCGTTTCCGGTACCAGTGCCGTCGTCACCGGCTGGGGCACCAAGTGCTTCCTCTTCTGCTCCTCCCCTGACACCCTGCTCCAGGTGGCCGTCGACCTGCTGCACTACAAGGATTGCGCCAGCAGCACCTACAAATATGGATCTGAATCGATCATGGAGACCATGGTCTGCGCCACCGGCGAGAAGAAGGACGCCTGCCAGGGTGACTCCGGTGGTCCTCTGGTGGCCAACGGCAAGCAGGTGGGCGTCGTCTCCTGGGGCCAAGGATGTGCCTGGTCGAACTACCCCGGTGTCTACGCCGATGTCCCCTCCCTCAAGCAGTGGATCGAGGATACCAGTGCCTCgttgtaa
- the LOC108021416 gene encoding trypsin-like has protein sequence MNRLVLSVVALVALSACCQGHPDFDFPFGRIVNGEDAEIESFPYQVSIQTTKGSHFCGGSLIDSETILTAAHCMQSYAANELQVRLGSKSRSSGGEVVSVRAFKFHEGYNSKLKVNDVAIMKLSTPVRQTSKIRAIELESSQPVSGTSAVVTGWGTKCFLFCSSPDTLLQVAVDLLHYKDCASSTYKYGSESVMETMVCATGEKKDACQGDSGGPLVANGKQVGVVSWGQGCAWSNYPGVYADVPSLKQWIEDTSASL, from the coding sequence ATGAATCGTTTGGTATTGAGCGTGGTGGCGCTGGTCGCCCTGAGTGCCTGCTGCCAGGGACACCCGGACTTCGACTTCCCCTTCGGACGGATCGTCAACGGCGAGGATGCCGAGATCGAGAGCTTCCCCTACCAGGTGTCCATCCAGACGACCAAGGGCTCCCACTTCTGCGGCGGCAGTCTGATTGACTCGGAAACAATCCTGACCGCCGCCCACTGCATGCAGTCCTATGCCGCCAACGAGCTGCAGGTTCGCCTGGGATCCAAGTCCAGGAGCTCCGGCGGCGAGGTGGTCAGCGTGCGGGCCTTCAAGTTCCACGAGGGCTACAACAGCAAGCTGAAGGTCAACGATGTGGCCATCATGAAGCTGAGCACCCCTGTTCGCCAGACCAGCAAAATCCGAGCCATCGAACTGGAGAGCTCGCAGCCCGTTTCCGGAACCAGTGCCGTCGTCACCGGCTGGGGCACCAAGTGCTTCCTCTTCTGCTCCTCCCCTGACACCCTGCTCCAGGTGGCCGTCGACCTGCTGCACTACAAGGACTGCGCCAGCAGTACCTACAAATACGGATCTGAGTCGGTCATGGAGACCATGGTCTGCGCTACCGGCGAGAAGAAGGACGCCTGCCAGGGTGACTCTGGCGGTCCTCTGGTGGCCAACGGCAAGCAGGTAGGCGTGGTCTCATGGGGCCAAGGATGTGCCTGGTCTAACTACCCCGGTGTCTACGCCGATGTCCCCTCCCTCAAGCAGTGGATCGAGGATACCAGTGCCTcattgtaa